A window of Pedobacter lusitanus contains these coding sequences:
- a CDS encoding mechanosensitive ion channel family protein has translation MREFKFTHTLNTSSRWTYDLLVKWGVPEDLAAFVNLFLLLFALIGIVYVFHYVVRRILRIALIRFSKRSKFKFFHHLLNNRFPHFLAQCAPLILVNAVIPTLFSDFPDMIKPMNAITDVYMVFIVIWMLMALIKASGDDLRTKSTFREKPIDSYIQVIRMILYLMGAVVIFSHLTGQSPIAFFTAMGAISAVLLLMFKDTIMGFVASIQVTANDTVRIGDWITMTKYGADGDVIAINLTTVKVQNFDKTITTIPTYSLISDSFQNWRGMSEAGGRRIKRAILIKQATIRFITPAEVEEFKKIQSLTSYIEHRQKDIDKNNERLGIDKSLLINGRNLTNAGLYRKYIDNYLNSHSGTHKKMTMMVRHLAPTPNGLPIELYAFTSTTKWADYEYIMADIFDHMIAAARYFDLQIYETEASGDTTTISFNDPLTVSRQPVSNPAKL, from the coding sequence ATGAGAGAATTTAAATTTACCCATACTTTAAACACGAGCAGCCGCTGGACTTATGATTTGCTGGTTAAATGGGGCGTGCCCGAAGATCTGGCAGCTTTTGTCAATCTTTTCCTGCTCCTTTTTGCCCTGATCGGAATTGTTTATGTTTTTCATTATGTAGTAAGACGGATACTCCGGATTGCATTAATCCGTTTTAGTAAACGTTCAAAATTTAAATTCTTTCATCATTTACTCAATAACCGGTTCCCGCATTTCCTGGCTCAGTGCGCTCCGCTGATACTGGTTAATGCAGTCATTCCGACTCTGTTTTCAGATTTCCCGGATATGATCAAACCGATGAATGCCATTACTGATGTTTATATGGTATTTATTGTGATCTGGATGCTGATGGCACTGATTAAAGCCAGCGGCGATGACCTGCGGACTAAATCCACTTTCCGGGAAAAACCGATAGACAGCTATATACAGGTGATCAGGATGATCCTCTATCTGATGGGGGCTGTAGTTATATTTTCGCATTTAACCGGACAATCTCCAATTGCATTTTTTACGGCAATGGGTGCCATTTCGGCTGTATTACTATTGATGTTTAAGGATACTATCATGGGTTTTGTGGCCAGTATACAGGTAACGGCCAATGATACGGTAAGAATTGGCGACTGGATCACGATGACAAAATACGGGGCCGACGGAGATGTTATTGCCATTAACCTGACTACAGTTAAAGTACAGAACTTCGATAAAACCATCACCACTATTCCTACCTATTCGCTGATTTCAGATTCTTTTCAGAACTGGCGTGGGATGAGCGAGGCCGGTGGCAGAAGAATCAAAAGAGCCATTCTGATTAAACAGGCAACCATCCGGTTTATCACTCCTGCAGAAGTAGAAGAATTCAAAAAAATTCAGTCTCTGACCAGTTATATTGAACACCGGCAAAAAGACATTGATAAAAACAATGAACGTTTAGGTATAGACAAATCACTTTTAATCAATGGCAGAAACCTGACCAATGCCGGGCTTTACAGAAAGTATATTGATAATTATCTGAACAGCCATTCGGGCACGCATAAAAAAATGACGATGATGGTCAGACATCTTGCCCCTACACCCAATGGTTTACCCATTGAGCTTTATGCCTTTACCAGCACGACAAAATGGGCCGACTACGAATACATCATGGCCGATATTTTTGACCATATGATTGCAGCCGCCCGTTATTTTGACCTGCAGATTTACGAAACTGAGGCTTCAGGAGACACCACCACCATTAGCTTTAATGATCCTTTAACAGTCAGCCGTCAACCGGTTTCAAATCCGGCTAAACTTTAA